TGGAGGggagctgtgacagggacagttCTGCTGGGAATAGTGACCCTTAATCCTTCAGCAGCATTGGAAGGATAGGATGAAGGTGGATGGGCCAATGGATAAGACAGTGTTAGGATTGTCAAAGGCTGCTGGAAGATTTGTACATCCAGTTTAAGATCAATTAGTACCCAGGTCTCAAGGGCACTTGAACAGCCTTTCATGGATTTAAGTCAGTACAAAGCTATCCAGAACCATTGGGTCCATTCCAGAGGTGTAATTGTATCCTCCAGCCAAGCCTGTCCTATCAGGTTCTCACTGCCTGTTGTTCAGACCTCCTCCTCCAATatcatcctcatcctcaggAAAGGTGTGAAATCCCCCAGTAAAActggttttcaggaaaaatcagCATTGCCATTGCACATGAGGAGGGTTTCTGAACCCTGGGAAATTCGGATGTTCCACTAAATGAGGAAAATCACTTGTGTTAGTGAGCTTGATGGTGATGCTGGATATAACAGCTTTTCTCTGGGCAGGTGAAGACCCCCTCGCTGATGATCAGAATGAACGAGACATTAACTCAGTGGCTGGAGTCTTGAAGCTGTATTTCCGAGGACTGGAAAACCCCCTCTTTCCTAAGGAAAGGTTTCAAGATTTGATATCTACTATAAGTAAGTGCATGTGGCAGCTCATTGTGGAGAAGTGGGTGGGATGAGAGAAGCACTAAATGGGGCAGGTACACCCGAGGGTGCAGAGAGGGTTTCTGCTGTGGGGAAACACACACTTGTTCTGTGGGGAGAGAACAAGGACTTCAGTGTGATCTGCCTGCTCCAGAAAAGCTCTGGTGCTTGtcctctgctttctgtgaaacagcagccacaggaaGAATACAGGGATAGCTTAGAGCAGGGCAGCCCTGAGTCACCCCCCCTTCCCTTGGGGGAGGGATCAGGTGTCTGATGGCAGCTCCGGGCTCTGCACCCCTGTGGAGGGCAGAGGATCTGAAAGGACTGACTCAGCACTGCTTCAGCTAACCTATTTCTTAGGAATTCCTAATTCCTATTCAGAGCAGTCAGAGACAGGAGAGGAAGGGCTCAGAAGGATCCAAAGCATAACCCAGAAGGGTAACCTGAATAAAACCTCATTTAAAAGTCTGCCCTAGAAAATCAAGCAGTGCTCTGTTTTCAGAGCCACATTGACTCAGGCTTTTGAGGAACAGAGAAGTTGTTGAGGAACGAAATGAATAATgcataaacatttattttaaaagtaaacccacagaaatgtctttatttGCTGTTTGTACTGCATCTGAGCATAGGAATTCCCCTCTGGAGGAGCAATGTCCCCCAAGCTCTTCCTGCACCTTATACCAAACTCACGGATGACCTCTGGAGAgaggcttttgttttcctcGCTTACTGGGCCACTAGATCTGGAACAAGTCCCTCTGGTGCTGAGCTGTCTGGTCCTGAAAAGGTTTTTAAGGATGTGCTTTCTATCCATGTGTTCCAGAAATTGAGAACCCTGCAGAGAGAGTGCACCAGATCCAGCAGATCATTGTCACTCTGCCTCGGGCTGTCATCGTGGTCATGAGATACCTCTTTGCTTTCCTTAACCAGTGAGTGTTTTCCTGCTTCACCGACTTCCTCCTTGCTGTCCCTTGTGCCAGGGCTCCCCTGTCTTTGCTGTATGAgccctttctcctgctgccacGGGGAGTCGTGCCTGGGTTCTCCCGCAGCCCCGCTGAGGCGTGGTGGCAGTGTgcccgggaggggacagctgggtgACAGTGGggcctggggaggggaagggcagCTCCCTCCCTCACACGTGTGCTTGCAGCTTGTCTCAGTACAGCGATGAGAACATGATGGATCCCTACAACCTGGCCATCTGCTTCGGGCCCACGCTGATGCACATTCCTGACGGGCAGGATCCGGTGTCCTGCCAGGCCCATGTCAATGAGGTCATCAAAACCATCATCATCCACCACGAGGGCATCTTCCCCAGCCACCGGGAGCTGGAGGGGCCTGTGTATGAGAAGTGCATGACCGGAGGGGAGGAGTACTGGTGAGCTCTCTGCAGGGTTCCTGGGTACAGCACCTTTGGTGGGCACACTGAGCCGTTTGATTTAACCTTACTGGTCAGAACAGGCAGTTTCACCgggtattttgttttcttgtgctGACTCAGTATTATAAATCTCAGTaaaaaacatcagaagaaaCCTTTTCCATTGCAAAATGCTATTATTGATGAAGATTTTCTGAGCTGCAGATCCACAGAAGCGtgttcagaaaaacagaattttaggTAAATTCTATCCAAATTCCTCCTAGGCTGGAAATTTTAAAACCCATAGTTCCATCCATTTGCTGGGTGGATGAAATCCCCTGGCCCAAGGTTTACCCAAACCTTCCAGTTCCCTTTTTTTGCTGGAATTCTAACCAAACATTCAGGTCTGGCTTTAACAAACCAGGATCAATAACAGACTTGAACTGATTTTCTGCAAGTTTCAGACATTTCTGAGACCTCACCACGCCTGATACTAGTCCCCTTGCCACCGTCCTTCTTTGTGCAGTAGAGGAGCTGAAGCTCACTATGAATTAGGGAATGGGACATTTAACTTGGTGTCACTTTGTGTTAGTTTTGCCAAACTCTGCTAAAGACACAAGAGCCAACAGAACGTGACATGCTGGGGCTGGTGATCATGGTGAGTGTCTGCCTTTCtcagggcaggtttggggaTCTGCTGTGatttgaaatcacagaatcagagaatcacaaaTCACAGCATTAGTTCGGTTGAGAAAGACCTCCAAGACTGAGTCCAGCCTTTGACTAAGCCCCACCTTGTGGTCTAGACACATCCAGTCGTTTATTGTAAACCTTCAGAGATGGGGactgcagcacctccctgggcagcattTGGTGTGCCAAGTGCTTTGGGAGCAGTGTCATTTGCTGTGTGACAGCCAGATGTGTTCCCTGCAGTGACAGCCCACACAGTGAGCCGGGCACCATCGATGAAGTGGACCACGACAACGGGACGGAGCCACACACCAGTGACGATGGTGAGCAGGGGCTGGgtctgtgccagcagagctgtgcatgcaggagagcagcaagcACTGCAGGATGGAAGCTGtaggggctggcagggctgggctggagcaggaggcagcgCTGTGCTTCCcatgtgccagcagcagcagctgccagggggGAGTTGGGGAAATGCCgctggcactgctgtggggcagggaacCGTGGCAGGGCTTGCTGCCTTGGAAGGGCCCTGGGGAGCTGAGCAccttctgcttccagcagctgctgctgccctggctgtgtcctgcctcagcagagcacagctacCCTCTGAGGCTgcggggaggaggaagggctcACCTGGCAAGGGAGGCCACGGGAGAGGGAATGGCACGGGGAAGGGCACACGgggccaggcagctccaggcacagggaagggcaCGTGAGGCCGGgtggctctgggcacagggaagggcacatggggctgggcagctccaggcctgctctcagctccaggcaggagccGACAGGCCTGGCAAAGGGAGGcaagggagctgctgtgcagccaaTTTCACACTTGGGTGGCCACGTTAATGGCTGCAGTTGGGGTTTCTGAGTGATTAACTGTGGTGCCAAGTGTAGAGCAGAGGAGTGGCTGTATTCTGTGGATTTACATATTCCCTCTCCCCCTTGGCCTGCATACACTCCCTGCTGGTAGCCCAGCGTTgtgtcagggctgtgggagcccTCCTGGCTCTGTCTCCTCCAGAACACTCTGTATTGATTCCCCTGTGGTGTTCCCAGACACTCTGTCCTCTTGTGGGGCTTGCTACGGTGGGGAAGGTGAATCTGCTGAAGTGGCCTGGCCTATCCCAAGTGGGGCTGGAATGGGGCAAGGGTCTGATGGAGCATCTCCCACGTCATCCTTTGGTGTCCTCTCCTCCATGTGGGTTTGGTCCCTGAGCAGAGTGTTGGGTCACATGCTGATGACTGCTGAGTCCACAGTCAGTGATGGGACAGAGCAAGTCTCCATGTTTAATGAGAATGAGGCAGATCTGGAGGGAAGGGTGGGCTTGCCCTGTTTTACTTTGTACTTGTCTGTCTACCAGTCTCCAGGTGGGGATTGAAATGATCCACTGTCTCAGATAATTAAGGGGTGTTAATGCTCCAGCAGTGGCAGGGGTGGCTGGGGAGTGGCAGCAGTCTGCCACCCAAGCAAGGCACAGCAAGGGTCACTCTGGTTAACGAGGAGATACTGTTGCTACTTTCAGTTGTTGCAATGGTTTCTTTAGGACTCAGTGTCCCCCAGATCTGCACAGGAGCCAGGCTTTCACAGGCTGCTCAATGCCATTGggtgccccagcagctcctgctgtgacaCCCTTGGCCAGAGGCGTGGGAGACCCTGGTGTGCTCATGACCTTCTCAAGGGAAATTCTGCTTCAGTCCTCCTGCATTTCAGGCCCTGAGCTCCCAGTTTGTGAGTCCCAGGTGTTTGGTAGAGCTCACATTAGGAAAAGTAGGGAAACAGTGAGGCAGAGTGCTGCAGATGGtggggtgcagagcagctgcctggctggagctggTATTATTTCCATGAGGATCCCCAAAGGGGCATTAGTTGCTCATCAATAATTCAGGTCAGACTGTCTCTGGGataaggaagggaagagaaggtaAGTGGGGTTGGATCACAGCATCTGACACAGCTTGACAAAATCTTGGGCTGGAGGATAATGGGGTTCTGTAACCAAAGGCAGAAAATGGGAGTATGGGTGAGGATGCCATATGCACAGAGAGagattcctgctgctccccatcTGGTTTGTAGCTGTTTGGAATTGCCAGTAGTGTGTGAGTCTGAGAGAGGTCCCAGAAAGTCTGGAACAACAGTGAGAACTGATCAGTGTGAAAACAAGCAGGCTTGTGCTCAGTGTGatgctctgggcactgctgctctggcgAGATGGCTCTCTAAGGTTCAGCCTCCCTCATGtgactgagctgagctgctctctcTTGCTGTGCCTCTCTCCTGTGCAGAGGTGGAGCAGATTGAGGCCATAGCCAAGTTTGACTACATTGGACGGTCTCCGCGGGAGCTCTCCTTCAAGAAAGGGGCCTCACTCCTGCTGTACCATCGGGCGTCAGAAGACTGGTGGGAAGGGAGACACAACGGGGTGGACGGGCTCATTCCCCACCAGTACATCGTGGTGCAAGACATGTGAGTAAAGTGAGGGTTGTTAAAGGCATATACTTGCACATGGTTCACTTCAGTCACCTAAAATAATCAGTCAGTTTTACTGAGGTTTAATACCTTTGGTGAGAAATCTGGGCCTGTTCACTTCTCCAGTGTGGTGTGACCCAGGCTTACCACTGGCCTTGTCCCTCTGAGTGTTGACCTGGATTGTTCGGTGCTCACCTGGCCTGTGGGCAGATCCAGGGCCCTTTGCAGGTGCTGCTTCTCTTACAAGTACTGTATCTGGAATCATCACAGTGGCAGCCACATCACAGGGGATGGGGAGGCAGATGTGCACTGATTCCAAGCTCCCAGTGAAGTGGTGGCCTTGGTCTAGCTCATTAACCaagtgtggagctgctgcagtggtgaTGTTCAGATTGGCGTGGCTCCCCcggggcacagccctgtgtgtcactgctgtggtttcctttcccagggatgATGCCTTCTCTGACAGCCTGAGCCAGAAGGCAGACAGCGAGGCGAGCAGTGGGCCACTGCTGGATGATAAGGCCTCCTCCAAGAACGACATCCAGTCACCAACAGATCATATCATGGACTATGGCTTTGGGGGAGTGATGGGCAGGTAACCCATATTCCTGTGACCATGGAGGTGGTTGCTGTCAAGGGTGTGGGCAGTCAGGGTGTGGGGTAGGGCAGGTTGGGAGGGAAAGCTCTAGTAAGCACTGCAGGGTAATATGAGCTTGGAGGGGATTTCATGTGCACTGCTAATGGGGATTTAACATTTACAGAGGATCCAGgggggccctgagcaacctatgatagtggaaggtgtccctgcccatggcagagacaTGATTACCTTtgaggtccctttcaacccaaactacTCCTATGATTCGATGCTGTCCCTTTCTTGGTACTGgctaaaatatttgtcttccCACTTGGCCTGAGTCTCCTGAAGCGGGGAGGCTGGGATTTGGTCTGAGCTGACCTCAGGGCTGAGTGATTGCCTTGCAGCGTGCTGACAGAGGCTGACCTGTCGTGCTGGGCTCTTTGCAGAGTGAGATTGAGGTCTGATGGCGCGGCCATCCCCCGGCGCCGCAGCGGCGGGGACACGCACAGCCCGCCCCGAGGGATGGGGCCTGGCATAGACACCCCTCCTCGAGCAgcagcctgccccagcagcccccacaAGATCCCCCTCAACAGAGGCAGGCTCGAGAGCCCCGAGAAGCGCAGGATGGCGACGTTCGGCAGCGCGGGCAGCATCAATTTCCCAGACAGGAAGGCTCTGGTTGACAGCCACCCTCTGAGATCGACCTGTGGATCCACCCGGCACAGCAGCCTTGGAGATCAGAAATCCCTGGAAGCAGAAGCTCTTGCTGAGGTAagagggctgggaaagggaccAAGAGGCTGAAGGAGAGCTCACTGGGGAGTGCCCGGAGCCCCTTCACCTCAAACACTATTACAGCGCTGCTGTCACACCCAGCTGTGTTGGGTTGTTCTTGTAGAAGATGCTCACCTTGCTGATGTAAATTTTCACCTTGAAGCCTGTGGAGTTGTTGGGTTTGGGAATCCTGAGGCTTCCCAACAGGAATATTTTCACTCCTCATCTTAGGAGCTTATAGAATGAATTGGAGCCAACTTGATAGTTATTTCCCTTCAGCTGATCCCTTGAATGTAACCTGAGGCTTACTGAGCATTTTGTAGGTGTTATAAAATTAAGGACTTGTCTACACCAGGACAGCTTTAACTGGAGTGACTTTTCAAACAGTTGACTCTGGTGCTTTAAATTGCTTCTCCGATGGTCTTGCTGAGTTAGTGGCCTTAATTCACACCTTCTCCCCAAGCCCCTGTTCTCCCTGGGAGCTCTTAGCTCAGAGACCCTCTCTGCATGCCAGGACAGTGGGGTGGAGTGCAGGAGAGCGGGCGGTGCTGCGGCACAGCGCTGAGGTGCCTTTGGCATTGGCAGGACATCGAGAAGACGATGAGCACGGCGCTGAACGAGCTGCGGGAGCTGGAGCGGCAGAACACGGCCAAGCAGGCGCCCGACGTGGTGCTGGACACGCTGGAGCCCATGAAGAACCCCCCGATGGGCGCCGCCAACTCGGAGCCGGCCAGCCCCCTGCACACCATCCTGATCCGGGACCCCGACGCGGCCATGCGgcgcagcagcagctccaccaccGAGATGATGACCACCTTCAAGCCGGCGCTGTCGGCCCGGCTGGCCGGGGCGCAGCTGCGGCCGCCGCCCATGCGGCCCGTGCGGCCCGTGGTGCAGCACcgctccagcagcagcagcagctcgggCGTGGGCAGCCCCGCCGTCACCCCCACCGAGAAGCTCTTCCCCAGCGGCTCGGCAGATAAATCGGGCACCATGTAGGCTGAGGCACGGGGACTGCTCCCGCTGGGAGCCTCGCTGGGCGGGCAGGGGGTCAGAGCCCTGCCGGGGAGCCTCTGTGAAAGGAAACACGTGTGGGGCCTGGGCCAGGTGCTGTACATacgtgtgtgtgtatgtacatagGTGTGCACACACCCCATCCATGCAGAAACACTTCCCGAGCTTGCAGTCCTATGGCAGGAGGAGACGGCAGGTCTACGTGTTGGCACTGGAGAACTCACTCGGTGTAGAAGTATATATTAGAAACAAAGTGTACAGAATTCagtgactttttaaaacagtagATTTACCTCAGAAACTGGCTCTGAAATGTCCTCTGTTGAGACAGTGGGTTGGTCTGGGTTTCCAAGGCTGTCTGTGTGCACATGGAagcccacactgcagcagctgtgcgTCAAGCAATACAAGGCCATcctggaatttattttctgtacctCTTGgcattggggaaaaaaaaaaaaaagatgggaatACAGTGGGGTCTGTTCACTACTGGGCTGTGGAGGAGAGCTGGAAATCCATACATGACCATGTGTGTCCAGCCAGATGGAGTCTTTCCAATCCTGAATCCTGATATGTCTTCATGTGCCCATgatgccctggcagcagggacaaagCAAGGTGTGTGCCATGAATGGGAATGGAGTGAAGTGAGTGTCACGAGTGGGACAGAGCGAGGTGTGTCCGTCACCTCGTGCAGGAGGAGGACACTGCGCTGCACCGGGACcgtgggatgctgctgcttctctgcaggtTTCAGAGTGAACAAGGACTAGTGACCAAACCTGTGGTAAAGCATGGAGTAACTTACAGAGTTTGGAGATTCTTCTTcatctccctttcccctttcttttccttttttttttttttcagtcaaaacCCAACCCAATGGTCTCTCGAGAGTCAGgcctgagcagcagggaggggtcTTGGGTCAGAGTGGTTGTCCTGCATGAGAAGCATGAGCCGTGTTTGACCATCAGATGCAAAACTGATCTGATGGGTGATAATTTGCACTTTCCGTACTGTACCATATAATACAACTGTTTGAGTTTATGCAAAGGAATCTACATTTTGTTTTacccagagaaaaaaatatgcagaaggCTGGGCATTGCATGGTCCTGTCTGATACTCCAGACTCCTCTGTAAGCACTGAATCCAAGatgcttctcctgcagctttcccttgTACAGATTTCCATGCAGAGCCCCCGTGGTTTGATTTGGCACTTAGCCATGGTCATGTGCTAGTGTTCATCCTTCCTCCCTGCTATCTctgatcctgctgctctgtgcctgggcaAAGACGTCTGCAAGCCCTCCTTACTCACCCAGGAGCCACCTACCCTGCCTGGGGCTTTGCTTTGTTCCTCCTTCATCTTCCTCAtgtctccagcactgctgcagaccCGAGCTGTGCAGGAGAAGCAGCCTGACTTCCAGAAGGCAGTGGAGGCACTGAGCAGGGTGGCAGAACCCGTCAGTCCTGCGGTGGCTGGTGTGTCGGCTGGGGAGCTCACACGGACCGCCTGTGCATTCACAGCTGTACCTCTGTAGCTCCATGCTTGTACTTTCACTGCTGCACCCCCATATCTGCACCTCCACAGCTGCACCGGGCACAGAGCTGACATGGCAGGCCCTTGGGACCAGCTGGTGCCTGTCCCATGCCCATTGCACGTGTCCCCTCACACCCCGCTCTGCCAGCCCTGTAAATATTGCTGTACTTGCTTAACTGCTCGAAAGTAACTGTTAACCTGTAAACTGTACAAAAATAGGCTAAAATTAGATAAAGCCGATGCCACTCAACAAATCTTTGCACTTAGTAGGTAGCTCaatgtaaaaataaacccagtaataataatagtaatcCCGAAGGGAAGCGAAGCCGCCGGCACCCCTCGCAGAGCCcgtggggagcagctctgcccatgTCCCTCCCTGTCACACTGGCAGGGCAGACGGTGTGTGTGCTTGTCTGTGAACGTCCTTGGCGTTTGTAATGACCACAACTGGTTCATGTTGGTGTTTCTTTCTCCATCATCCCCCTTTCCTGGTGCAGGCCCTGGCCACTGCCTGGCCTGGCGCAGtgttcagccaggctgggctgctcagggaccTGTGCTAGGAAGGGAAGGACCCATTTGGCACGAGTGCTGTGTATCCATTGCcagtaattattatttttgttttccatttagtTCCTGGAGAACGTTCACTTTaccagttttctgtttttatatGCTTTCTGAGATGACTTGAGAGCAAACCCATCTTCATTAGgggttttatttcctccctTCTTCTTTTTGACCATACGGTACGAATTCCAGTGTCTTTCTATTAAATTAttgcctttcattttcctttgttttgttttgttgtgggtttttaatACAATTGTTTTCTTATCTTTAAGTGCCTTTTTGAGCACCAAAACAAACGGTTGGAGTTCAGGCCTGGGGGCTTTGCACACATGGGTTCGTCTGGGCAGTTGTGTTGTGCTGGGGGTGATTGCTTTTAAAGTccttccatttttctgtttaatgaaAAGGGAACCAAGACTTTTTGTTGGAGAATAAACTCCCCCTTTGTAATATGGTATTCCAAGTGTAGTTTTAACTACTGTAAATTTAAgggaagaaatgtatttttctgtaagcaAACTTGGCACAAAATTGAACCACATACGTTGTAGGAGCATCATAACTGGAACTCGCTCATGGTTTGTGAGTGACTGACTCTTACCCTTGGTACCTCCCTGAGGGCACAGACCGTGTGTGGGCTTCAGAGTTCACAGAGCTTCACTGTGACAACCCACGGCCGAGCTGCCgctggagccgggctgggctgagctgtgccccggggctgcagcctgcagagggcggctgctcagggcagctgtttctctgctgtgcaggGTGAGCGTGGAGCCCATCCCTCCCGGCAGGGCACTatcccagcccatccctcctggccatggccctgccctgtgcagcccgtccatcccagccagggcaCAACCCCAGCTCATCCATCCCGGCCATGGCACTACCCCAGCCCGtccatcccagccagggcaCAACCCCagcccatccatccctgccatggccctgccccagcccatcCATCCCAGCCATGGCCCTGAGGGCAGTGTGGTGGCACTGTGGCCCTGCCCCGGCCCAtccatcccagccagggcaCTGAGGGCAGTGTGGTGGCACTGTGGCCCTGCCCCGgcccatccatccctgcc
This is a stretch of genomic DNA from Sylvia atricapilla isolate bSylAtr1 chromosome 11, bSylAtr1.pri, whole genome shotgun sequence. It encodes these proteins:
- the SRGAP3 gene encoding SLIT-ROBO Rho GTPase-activating protein 3 isoform X2 gives rise to the protein MSAQGKFKKDKEIIADYEAQVKEIRTQLVEQFKCLEQQSESRLQLLQDLQEFFRRKAEIELEYSRSLEKLAERFSSKIRSSREHQFKKDQHLLSPVNCWYLVLTQTRRESRDHATLNDIFMNNVIVRLSQISEDVIRLFKKSKEIGLQMHEELLKVTNELYTVMKTYHMYHAESISAESKLKEAEKQEEKQFNKSGDISVNLLRHEDRPQRRSSVKKIEKMKEKRQAKYSENKLKCTKARNDYLLNLAATNAAVSKYYIHDVSDLIDCCDLGFHASLARTFRTYLSAEYNLETSRHEGLDIIENAVDNLDARSDKHTIMDMCNQVFCPPLKFEFQPHMGDEVCQVSAQQPVQTELLMRYHQLQSRLATLKIENEEVRKTLDATMQTLQDMLTVEDFDVSDAFQHSRSTESVKSAASETYMSKINIAKRRANQQETEMFYFTKFKEYLNGSNLITKLQAKHDLLKQTLGEGERAECGTTRGRRNARTRNQDSGQAIPLVVESCIRYINLYGLQQQGIFRVPGSQVEVNDIKNSFERGEDPLADDQNERDINSVAGVLKLYFRGLENPLFPKERFQDLISTIKIENPAERVHQIQQIIVTLPRAVIVVMRYLFAFLNHLSQYSDENMMDPYNLAICFGPTLMHIPDGQDPVSCQAHVNEVIKTIIIHHEGIFPSHRELEGPVYEKCMTGGEEYCDSPHSEPGTIDEVDHDNGTEPHTSDDEVEQIEAIAKFDYIGRSPRELSFKKGASLLLYHRASEDWWEGRHNGVDGLIPHQYIVVQDMDDAFSDSLSQKADSEASSGPLLDDKASSKNDIQSPTDHIMDYGFGGVMGRVRLRSDGAAIPRRRSGGDTHSPPRGMGPGIDTPPRAAACPSSPHKIPLNRGRLESPEKRRMATFGSAGSINFPDRKALVDSHPLRSTCGSTRHSSLGDQKSLEAEALAEDIEKTMSTALNELRELERQNTAKQAPDVVLDTLEPMKNPPMGAANSEPASPLHTILIRDPDAAMRRSSSSTTEMMTTFKPALSARLAGAQLRPPPMRPVRPVVQHRSSSSSSSGVGSPAVTPTEKLFPSGSADKSGTM